Genomic segment of Caproiciproducens sp. NJN-50:
CGATCTTGTTAAGCACCGCGATGCAGGGCGCCTGGCCGATTTCCCGGATCAGCATCCGGTCTTCTTCCTCCAGTTCCTGAGAAGCGTCGAACACCGCGAGGATCAGACGGGCGGCGCGGAGCCGGTCCCGCGCGCGTCCAACCCCGGCTTTTTCGATCGGATCGGCGGTATCGCGCAGCCCCGCGGTATCCGCAAGCCGGAGAGGAATCCCTCCGAGCAGCACCGTGTCCTCCACAATATCGCGCGTCGTGCCCGCGAAATCGGTGACGATCGACCGTTCACAGCCGGCGAGCAGGTTCATCAGCGTAGATTTTCCCGTGTTCGGGCGCCCCGCGATCACCGTATCGACCCCTTCGCGCAGAGCGCGCCCCGCGTCGAACCCGCGCAGCAGTGATTCCAGCTCCGTTTTCACGCCGCCGAGGGAAGACGTGAGTTCTTCCTCCGTCACCTGGGGAATGTCGTCTTCCGGATAATCGGCCCATGCGGAAAGATGGGCGGCGGCTCCAAGCAGCTTTTCCCGGATGCTCCGGATACGGCGCTCCAACGCGCCGCCGTGCCCCGCGAGCGCCGCCTTTGCCGCCTGTTCGCCCTGCGCGGAAACCAGCTGCATGACGGATTCCGCCTCAGTCAGTCCGATCTTACCGTTGAGAAACGCGCGCCGTGTGAATTCGCCGGGTCCGGCCGGAACCGCGCCCGTCTGGAACACCGCGCGGAGGAGCCGGCGCAGGATCGCCAGCCCTCCATGGCAGGAAAGTTCCACCACATCCTCCCCGGTAAAACTCCTCGGCGCGCGGAAATTCAAGGCGACGGCCTCGTCGATGTCGCCGTCCGCGTCATGGACTTTTCCGTAAAGGGCACAATAGCCCCCGATTTCGTTCAGGCTTTTTTTGTGCAGGGGAACAAAAACCCGGTCCGCGATTTCGCGCGCCCGCGGCCCGGAGATCCGCACGATCCCGATTCCCCCCGGCGCCTGGGATGTGGAAATCGCCGCAATGGTCGCGCCGGACTCATTGTATTTTTTCTGATCCATAAAAAATCCCTCAAAAAAAGAGGACAATTCCAAAGGAACCGCCCTCCCGTCCGCTGTTTACTTTTTCGGTTCGATCTTCCCGTACAGGGGAGCCGCCGCCGACCGCTGCGCCGGGGCCTGGCGCTCCTCCCTGTTTGGCGTCCGTCCGCCCGCCGGCGGCGTTTCCCTGGGACCGGAACGATACGGCTGCTTGTTCCTCGGCCCGCCCCGGCGGTTGTAACCGCTCCGGCGGGACGCCGGGCGCTCTCCGGCGGTCGGGCCGATCACCACATGCCGGGCAACGTCCTCGCCTTCCGACCAGGACTTTGCCCCCTCAACGGTCTGAACCGCCGTATGAATAATCCTGCGTTCGTATGGATTCATCGGCTCCAGGGAGACATTCCGCCCGATCCGAAGGGATTTCTCCGCCATTTTTCGGCCCAGGTTTTCCAGCGTCTGCTTCCGCTTGTCCCTGTAATTTCCAATGTCAAGGCTGATCCGGTAATAAGTGTTTCCGGCGTGGTTTGCAACCAGTCCCGTCAGATACTGAAGCGCGTCGAGAGTCTCTCCGCGGTGGCCGATCACATAGCCGATGTCGCTGCCGTCCAAGCAAAGCACCGCCCCGCTTTCCTCCCTGCTGATCTCGATCTGAACGGTTCTTAATCCCATATTTTTCAGAACGCGCCGCAGGTAATCGGCGGCAATCTGCGCGGGGTCGTCCTCGACGTAAACCCTCACCTTCGCCGGACTTCCGCCGAACAGCCCAAACGTCTTTTTCATCGGCATCTCAAGGATCTCAAACTCCGCCTCATAGGATTCCACGCCCAGCTGCCTGCATGCAGCTTCCCTTGCGAGTTCCACGGTTTCGCCGGTTCCAATCGCTTCTTTCATTCGGTAATCCCTCCCAGAAATCGACCCCTGTTCCTGCGTCTATTTCCGCGGCTTTCCGGCCTTTGCCTGCCGGTCTTTCCCTTCCGGCCGGCTTACCGCCGCCGCCGCGACAGGCTTCCTGTTTTGCTCTTCCTGTTCAAGCAGGGCAATGCGCCTCGCTTCCGCCTTTGCGCCCAGATCCGCCGGGCTGTACCAGATATTCAGAATGACGGTCTGCAAAAACCCGGTAATTGTGGAAATGATCCAGTAAAATCCCACCGCGGCAGGCATCGTGCAGGCAATCCACGCCGTGAAAAGCGGGAAGAAATAAAACATATATTTCATGCAGCCCTGCTGCTGCTGTTGCATCCCAGGCTGGAGCTTCATGGTAAAATACTGCGTAACAATGGAGGATACCAGGCACAGAACCGGTATCGTCCACAGGTTGGTCCTGAACAGCGTCCCGAAAATGTTTGAGGCGTCGCTCGGCGTATCCAGCAGATTAAGCCCAAGAAAGCTGAACCCGTGGCTGAACGATTGGATTCTCGCAAGCTCGTCCGCGCTGAACATGGTCAGGTACGGTTTGAGATCCGCAAAATGTTTGACGATTTCAATCTGGGCGTAGCGCGTATCAATCGTCTGTCCGAGGCCCGGAATCAGTTTAAGCATGTCCGACGCGGCGTTCGCCGCGGTCCCGGAAACGTGGAGCGCGTTGATGAGCGGGTAGAGCACCGTGTAATAAAGGCCCATCATGATCAGAAGAGGAATCACCATTGTCAGGCATCCGCTCGCCGGGTTCACGCCTTCTTTTTCATACAGCTTCTGCGTTTCAATCTGGAGCTTTTCCCTGTCCTTCGCGTATTTTTTCTGCAGTTCCTTCTGCTTGACCGCTATTTTGCTGTTCGCCGCCATGGAAATCTGCTGTTTGACGGAAAAAGGAAACAGGATGACCTTGGTTACAACTGTAAACAGGATGATGGAAACCCCGTAATTTTTGACCAGTTCGTAAAAAAACCAGAGCAGGTAGCCGAGAGCGCTACCGAAAAAGTTAAAGAAATCGTACATACAGAATATTCTCCTCTGTCCGGCGGAAAACCGCCGGATGGTCGCCGGAGTCAAAAAGCCGGCGTACTGAAGTGGGGCGCGGGCCGCTTGATTCGAAGTTACCCTTTTTTCTCTTTTGAAGCGCCGCGGTCGGCGGAGCCGTGGAAAAACAAATGGTCCGGAACGGGGTCATACCCCCCGCGGGAAAACGGATTGCATCGCAGAACGCGGTAAAGCGCGAGAAAAAAACCTCTGAAAGCGCCGAACCGCTCGATCGCCTCGACCGCATAATTGGAACAGGTCGGGTAGTATTTACAGCACGGTTTTTTATAAGGGGATATGGCCTTCTGGTAAAACCGGATCAGCAGAACCAGGACTGACTTCATTTGAGCACTCCCGCGCTTTTCAACTGCCGCTCCATCACGCGGCTCAGATCCGTGCTTTTCATCGCGGGCGTTTTCGCCCTCGCGACAAAGACCAGGTCGAATCCCGGGCGGATCTCCCCCGGCAGCGTGCGAAACGCTTCCCGGATCACCCTGCGGGACCGGTTCCTGTGCACCGCGTTCCCGGTTTTTTTGCTTGTCGTGATTCCCACGCGCAAAGCGCTTTTCCGGTTTTTCAGCACATAGGTGACAAGCGCCGGGCCGACAAAGGACTTTCCTCTGGAATAAGCCCTTTGAAAATCCCTGTTCTGATTCATCGATATAAATTCTTCCATTTATCAAACCCAAGACATACCGGTTTTTCTGTTGAATAAAGAAAGGCCACAAAGAGTGGCCCTCTCCCGACGGGAAACATGCCGCGGCTTCCGCCGTGTTTCGGGCCTGTCCGTCCAGTACTCAATAACTCAGTTTTGCCCTGCCCTTTGCTCTGCGGCGGGAAAGAACCTTGCGTCCGTC
This window contains:
- the mnmE gene encoding tRNA uridine-5-carboxymethylaminomethyl(34) synthesis GTPase MnmE produces the protein MDQKKYNESGATIAAISTSQAPGGIGIVRISGPRAREIADRVFVPLHKKSLNEIGGYCALYGKVHDADGDIDEAVALNFRAPRSFTGEDVVELSCHGGLAILRRLLRAVFQTGAVPAGPGEFTRRAFLNGKIGLTEAESVMQLVSAQGEQAAKAALAGHGGALERRIRSIREKLLGAAAHLSAWADYPEDDIPQVTEEELTSSLGGVKTELESLLRGFDAGRALREGVDTVIAGRPNTGKSTLMNLLAGCERSIVTDFAGTTRDIVEDTVLLGGIPLRLADTAGLRDTADPIEKAGVGRARDRLRAARLILAVFDASQELEEEDRMLIREIGQAPCIAVLNKIDLPMKIDKEFIESKIQQIVSLSAKTGEGLSQLEDAVAELLGTKELDPADGMLYTERQRDAAERSMRSVDEALDALKSGMTFDAVTVSVEDAVSALLELTGERATVAVVDSVFSQFCVGK
- the jag gene encoding RNA-binding cell elongation regulator Jag/EloR; translated protein: MKEAIGTGETVELAREAACRQLGVESYEAEFEILEMPMKKTFGLFGGSPAKVRVYVEDDPAQIAADYLRRVLKNMGLRTVQIEISREESGAVLCLDGSDIGYVIGHRGETLDALQYLTGLVANHAGNTYYRISLDIGNYRDKRKQTLENLGRKMAEKSLRIGRNVSLEPMNPYERRIIHTAVQTVEGAKSWSEGEDVARHVVIGPTAGERPASRRSGYNRRGGPRNKQPYRSGPRETPPAGGRTPNREERQAPAQRSAAAPLYGKIEPKK
- a CDS encoding YidC/Oxa1 family membrane protein insertase → MYDFFNFFGSALGYLLWFFYELVKNYGVSIILFTVVTKVILFPFSVKQQISMAANSKIAVKQKELQKKYAKDREKLQIETQKLYEKEGVNPASGCLTMVIPLLIMMGLYYTVLYPLINALHVSGTAANAASDMLKLIPGLGQTIDTRYAQIEIVKHFADLKPYLTMFSADELARIQSFSHGFSFLGLNLLDTPSDASNIFGTLFRTNLWTIPVLCLVSSIVTQYFTMKLQPGMQQQQQGCMKYMFYFFPLFTAWIACTMPAAVGFYWIISTITGFLQTVILNIWYSPADLGAKAEARRIALLEQEEQNRKPVAAAAVSRPEGKDRQAKAGKPRK
- the yidD gene encoding membrane protein insertion efficiency factor YidD → MKSVLVLLIRFYQKAISPYKKPCCKYYPTCSNYAVEAIERFGAFRGFFLALYRVLRCNPFSRGGYDPVPDHLFFHGSADRGASKEKKG
- the rnpA gene encoding ribonuclease P protein component, which translates into the protein MNQNRDFQRAYSRGKSFVGPALVTYVLKNRKSALRVGITTSKKTGNAVHRNRSRRVIREAFRTLPGEIRPGFDLVFVARAKTPAMKSTDLSRVMERQLKSAGVLK